From the genome of Sphingobacterium kitahiroshimense, one region includes:
- a CDS encoding xylulokinase, translating into MLLLGIDLGTSSIKVSVIDAVTNKKIISCHFPETEAEIISLQGGWAEQDPNLWWTNTQLAIKKANASGLYDPLDIKAIGIAYQMHGLVVVDKEQRALRNAIIWCDSRAVNIGQNAFSALEGKGFLNSHLNSPGNFTASKLAWVKEHEPNVYEKIDKFMLPGDYLSMRLTGEINTNVSSISEGILWDFEQQQISDTLLTFYCIDRELVPKVQPVFSNYGSLRSDVANELGLSPQAMVCYKSGDQPNNALSLNVFEPGEVAATAGTSGVIYAVTDQRAHDPQSRVNTFAHVNYEFESERLGVLLCINGTGIQNSWISQVTGNGNDYESMNAKASRIPIGSEGVNILPFGNGAERMLNNKTIGAHIQNLDFLRHGTAHLWRASQEGIAFSFRYGLDLLRENGITPQVIKAGHANMFLSPVFQEAFAGVTNTPVELYDNDGSVGAALGAGLGIGIFADRQEAFKGLRKYKIIEPEHTSQYEEVYVKWKQLLEDKL; encoded by the coding sequence ATTATATCCCTACAGGGTGGTTGGGCAGAGCAGGACCCTAATCTGTGGTGGACAAATACACAATTGGCCATTAAAAAAGCAAATGCATCTGGATTATACGACCCTTTGGATATTAAGGCTATCGGTATCGCTTATCAGATGCATGGGCTAGTAGTGGTAGATAAAGAGCAACGCGCCCTACGTAATGCCATTATCTGGTGCGACAGTCGTGCTGTAAATATAGGTCAAAATGCATTTTCTGCACTAGAGGGAAAGGGTTTTTTGAACAGTCATCTCAATTCACCAGGTAATTTTACAGCTTCAAAATTAGCATGGGTGAAAGAACATGAACCAAATGTTTATGAAAAAATAGACAAGTTTATGCTACCTGGAGATTATCTGAGCATGCGCTTAACTGGTGAAATCAATACAAATGTAAGTTCGATATCAGAAGGAATTCTATGGGATTTTGAACAACAGCAAATTTCAGATACGTTACTAACTTTTTACTGTATTGATCGCGAATTGGTGCCTAAAGTACAACCCGTATTTTCTAATTACGGATCGCTTCGTTCGGATGTAGCAAATGAACTGGGATTATCACCGCAAGCAATGGTTTGTTACAAGTCCGGTGATCAACCCAACAATGCATTATCCTTGAATGTTTTTGAACCAGGAGAAGTTGCTGCCACTGCAGGTACCTCTGGCGTTATCTATGCGGTTACTGATCAAAGAGCACATGATCCGCAATCTCGAGTAAATACTTTCGCGCATGTTAATTATGAGTTCGAATCGGAACGATTGGGTGTGCTATTGTGCATCAATGGGACAGGGATACAAAATAGCTGGATCAGTCAGGTCACTGGTAACGGAAATGATTATGAAAGTATGAATGCGAAAGCTTCACGTATACCAATTGGATCTGAAGGGGTAAATATTCTGCCTTTTGGAAATGGTGCCGAGCGGATGTTGAATAACAAAACAATAGGAGCACATATCCAAAATTTAGATTTCCTCAGACATGGCACGGCTCATCTTTGGAGGGCATCACAAGAAGGAATAGCATTTTCCTTCCGCTATGGATTAGATCTGTTAAGGGAAAACGGGATCACACCGCAAGTCATTAAAGCCGGTCATGCCAATATGTTTTTGAGCCCTGTTTTTCAAGAAGCATTTGCAGGGGTAACAAACACACCCGTAGAGCTATATGATAATGATGGTAGTGTTGGAGCTGCTTTAGGGGCCGGTTTGGGTATAGGCATATTTGCGGATCGACAAGAAGCTTTTAAGGGGCTTCGAAAATACAAAATAATCGAACCAGAACATACTTCGCAATATGAAGAAGTATATGTTAAATGGAAACAATTATTAGAAGACAAACTATAA
- the xylA gene encoding xylose isomerase, which produces MKILTGNHVFFKHVEQVQFEGVNSDNPLAFRWYDPTRVVAGRTMAEHFKFACAYWHSFNGNGADPFGGQTHFFPWDKKATIMERAKDKMDAAFEFMTKMQLPYYCFHDVDLVDYTDDIHENERHLDEIVAYAKEKQQQSGVKLLWGTANLFSHHRYMNGASTNPDFHVLSHAGAQVKAAIDATIALGGENYVFWGGREGYMSLLNTNMKREKEHLAKFLHMSKDYARKNGFKGTFFIEPKPCEPTKHQYDYDAATVIGFLREFDLMDDFKLNLEVNHATLAGHTFQHELQVAADAGLLGSIDANRGDYQNGWDTDQFPTDLTELTESLMIILEAGGLQGGGVNFDAKVRRNSTDPLDLFYAHIGGMDNFARALVTADNLLQNSPYRELRKERYSSFDTGAGADFEQGKLSLEDLRAYAINEGEPKLISGQQEFMENLINRYI; this is translated from the coding sequence ATGAAAATTTTGACAGGAAATCATGTGTTCTTTAAACATGTAGAACAAGTTCAATTTGAGGGTGTAAATTCAGACAATCCGTTGGCTTTCCGCTGGTATGATCCGACACGTGTTGTCGCAGGAAGAACCATGGCAGAGCATTTTAAATTTGCCTGTGCCTATTGGCATTCTTTTAATGGTAATGGGGCAGATCCATTTGGTGGTCAAACGCATTTTTTTCCATGGGATAAGAAAGCAACAATCATGGAGCGTGCAAAAGATAAAATGGATGCTGCTTTTGAATTTATGACGAAAATGCAGTTGCCATATTACTGTTTTCATGATGTTGATTTAGTGGATTATACCGATGATATTCATGAAAATGAACGCCATCTTGATGAGATTGTTGCTTATGCAAAAGAGAAACAGCAACAGAGTGGTGTGAAATTGCTATGGGGAACAGCAAATTTATTCAGTCACCATCGCTACATGAATGGAGCATCTACCAATCCTGATTTTCATGTTTTGTCCCATGCAGGTGCTCAGGTTAAAGCGGCAATTGATGCAACGATTGCATTAGGCGGTGAGAATTATGTATTCTGGGGTGGCCGTGAAGGGTATATGTCCTTGCTTAATACAAATATGAAAAGAGAGAAAGAGCATTTAGCGAAATTTCTACATATGTCAAAAGATTATGCACGTAAAAATGGATTTAAAGGTACGTTTTTCATTGAGCCAAAGCCATGTGAACCAACAAAACACCAATATGACTACGATGCCGCAACAGTGATTGGATTTCTTCGTGAATTTGATCTAATGGATGACTTTAAACTTAATCTTGAAGTAAATCATGCCACATTAGCGGGCCATACATTCCAACATGAACTACAAGTTGCTGCTGATGCTGGTTTATTGGGATCAATTGATGCAAACCGTGGTGATTATCAAAATGGATGGGATACGGATCAATTTCCAACCGACTTAACCGAATTGACAGAATCACTGATGATTATTCTTGAAGCAGGAGGATTACAAGGTGGAGGTGTCAATTTTGATGCTAAAGTGAGACGTAATTCTACAGATCCTTTGGATTTATTCTATGCACATATCGGTGGTATGGACAATTTTGCACGCGCATTGGTTACTGCAGATAATTTACTTCAAAATTCCCCTTATAGAGAATTGAGAAAAGAGCGTTATAGCAGTTTTGATACAGGTGCTGGAGCAGATTTTGAGCAAGGTAAACTGTCTCTTGAAGATCTTCGTGCTTATGCTATCAATGAGGGAGAACCTAAGTTGATCAGTGGTCAACAGGAGTTTATGGAGAATTTGATCAACCGTTATATATAG
- a CDS encoding sodium/sugar symporter gives MNNILATKDYLVFFIYFIIVSGYGIWVYRQKKTRLNGTDSKDYFLAEGSLTWWAIGASLIASNISAEQFIGMSGSGFKMGLAIATYEWMAAVTLIIVAVFFIPVYLKNKIFTMPQFLHQRYNGTVAMIMAVFWLMLYVVVNLTSILYLGALAVSSISGFDLEVCMYAIACFAVIITLGGMRVIGFTDVIQVFFLILGGLATTYLALKLVAENYGGEGVLEGYQIMATKATDHFHMILHQDNENYLDLPGLTVLIGGMWIVNLNYWGCNQYITQRALGADLKTARNGILFAAFLKLLMPIIVVLPGIAAYVLWKDGLFQPEMLQNGEVNPDRAYPVLLNLLPSGLKGLSFAALTAAVVASLAGKSNSIATIFSLDIYQKVFNKKASEKQLVNVGKITIIFSMVLAVIIAPHLGIDSKGGFQYIQEYTGFVSPGIFAMFILGFFWKKTTSNAALFATIGGFILSVLFKFLPHIADLSFLSSTGFSVLNKASGLYEIPFLDRMGFVFVICIMGMLIISLIDQRNGVVSKGLEVDRTMFKPHTGFVIGALLIILLTTALYMIYW, from the coding sequence ATGAATAATATCTTGGCGACCAAAGATTATTTGGTTTTTTTCATCTACTTTATCATCGTATCGGGGTACGGTATTTGGGTCTATCGGCAAAAGAAGACCAGACTCAATGGTACCGATTCTAAAGATTATTTTTTAGCAGAAGGCTCACTAACTTGGTGGGCCATCGGCGCTTCTTTGATTGCATCTAACATCTCTGCCGAACAGTTTATCGGTATGAGCGGCTCGGGCTTTAAGATGGGGCTTGCTATTGCTACTTATGAATGGATGGCAGCTGTGACATTGATTATTGTTGCAGTTTTTTTTATTCCGGTATATCTTAAAAATAAGATATTTACGATGCCTCAATTTCTGCATCAACGCTACAACGGCACGGTTGCCATGATTATGGCTGTATTTTGGTTGATGTTGTACGTAGTAGTCAATCTAACCTCAATTTTGTATTTGGGAGCACTCGCAGTTAGTAGCATTTCGGGTTTCGATTTGGAGGTCTGTATGTATGCTATCGCTTGCTTTGCTGTTATTATTACATTAGGAGGCATGCGGGTTATTGGGTTTACAGATGTTATTCAGGTTTTCTTCTTGATTCTAGGAGGTCTGGCAACCACGTATTTGGCGCTGAAATTAGTGGCAGAAAATTACGGTGGAGAAGGGGTGCTAGAAGGATATCAGATTATGGCTACTAAGGCCACGGATCATTTTCATATGATCCTACATCAGGATAACGAGAATTATTTGGATTTACCAGGGCTTACGGTCTTGATTGGTGGTATGTGGATTGTAAACCTCAATTATTGGGGCTGTAATCAATATATCACGCAACGAGCTTTAGGTGCAGATCTTAAAACTGCTAGAAACGGAATTTTGTTTGCAGCATTCCTCAAGCTTTTGATGCCGATTATTGTTGTTTTACCGGGAATAGCTGCGTATGTGTTATGGAAGGATGGGTTATTTCAACCTGAAATGCTTCAGAATGGTGAAGTAAATCCAGATCGTGCATATCCAGTATTATTAAATTTACTTCCTTCGGGTTTAAAAGGTCTATCATTTGCCGCTTTGACTGCAGCAGTAGTTGCTTCATTAGCTGGTAAATCGAATAGTATTGCAACTATCTTTTCATTGGACATTTACCAGAAGGTATTCAATAAAAAAGCAAGCGAAAAGCAATTGGTCAATGTCGGTAAAATAACCATTATATTTTCGATGGTACTTGCGGTGATCATAGCACCTCATTTAGGGATAGATAGTAAAGGTGGTTTTCAATATATTCAAGAATATACCGGATTTGTTTCACCAGGTATTTTTGCGATGTTCATTTTGGGATTCTTCTGGAAGAAAACAACTTCAAATGCAGCTTTATTTGCAACAATAGGCGGGTTTATTTTATCTGTTCTGTTTAAATTTTTACCGCATATTGCAGATCTGTCGTTTTTAAGTTCGACTGGTTTTTCTGTTTTAAATAAAGCGTCAGGACTGTACGAAATTCCATTTTTAGACCGCATGGGTTTTGTATTTGTCATCTGTATTATGGGTATGTTGATCATTAGTTTAATCGATCAGCGAAATGGTGTTGTATCAAAAGGATTGGAAGTGGACCGAACAATGTTCAAGCCACATACAGGTTTCGTCATTGGTGCATTGTTGATCATTCTGTTAACGACTGCGCTATATATGATTTATTGGTAG
- a CDS encoding beta-ketoacyl-ACP synthase III, which produces MNTTLPNKLYAAITAIGGYIPQNKRTNSDLEKLCDTNDEWIIKRTGIKERRILEEELATSDMAVRAIQDLVAKYGKDLAEVDAILVATSTPDMPMPATANIIAEKLGLTNVWAFDINAACSGFLYALDMGASLVETGRYKNVLIVGADNISTYVDIHDRSTNILFGDGAGVVLLQPSTEGGVMDAYLRSNGDGRAFLNIEAGGTQYPISLSDNDTQKRYLRQDGKTVFKQAVQSMSDACTQVMQRNNLTVEDINWVVPHQANQRIIDAVGRSLNIPEGRTLSNIEYLGNTIAATIPLCIWENVKQMKTGDLVMLTAFGAGFSWGASLFRWMI; this is translated from the coding sequence ATGAATACAACTCTCCCGAATAAACTTTACGCTGCAATTACCGCAATCGGAGGTTATATCCCTCAAAATAAACGAACAAATTCTGACTTAGAAAAATTATGTGATACGAATGATGAGTGGATCATCAAAAGAACTGGTATCAAAGAACGCCGCATCTTAGAAGAAGAATTAGCGACTTCTGACATGGCCGTTCGTGCGATTCAGGATCTCGTAGCAAAGTATGGTAAAGATTTAGCTGAAGTAGATGCAATTTTAGTAGCAACTTCAACTCCTGACATGCCCATGCCTGCGACTGCGAACATCATCGCTGAAAAACTAGGTCTTACAAATGTTTGGGCTTTTGATATAAACGCTGCTTGTTCTGGTTTTCTATATGCGTTGGATATGGGTGCTTCACTTGTTGAGACAGGACGATACAAAAATGTACTTATCGTAGGAGCCGATAATATCAGCACTTATGTCGATATTCATGACCGTTCAACCAACATCCTATTCGGAGATGGTGCTGGAGTTGTATTATTGCAACCTTCGACAGAAGGAGGTGTTATGGACGCATACTTGAGAAGTAACGGAGATGGTCGCGCTTTCCTAAATATTGAAGCAGGTGGAACTCAATATCCAATAAGCTTATCGGATAATGATACACAAAAAAGATACTTACGTCAAGACGGTAAAACCGTATTTAAACAAGCGGTACAATCAATGAGTGATGCCTGCACGCAGGTCATGCAGCGCAACAACTTAACCGTTGAGGATATCAACTGGGTGGTACCACATCAAGCAAACCAACGTATTATCGATGCTGTAGGTCGCTCATTAAATATTCCTGAAGGCCGTACCTTAAGTAATATTGAGTACCTTGGGAATACAATCGCAGCGACAATTCCATTATGTATCTGGGAAAATGTAAAACAGATGAAGACTGGAGATCTTGTTATGTTAACAGCTTTTGGGGCTGGTTTCTCTTGGGGCGCAAGCTTATTCCGTTGGATGATATAA
- a CDS encoding GNAT family N-acetyltransferase, giving the protein MIPFSIQAPLENSKIRLVPLQDNDFERLFAVANDPKVWEQHPNKDRYKRPVFENFFEGAVISKGAYLIQDKLSDEILGSTRFYNYSSDDNSIFIGYTFYGPKTWGTGVNPQVKKMMLDYIFDHVDTVYFHVGNNNERSKKAMERLGAQKIALEEVAYHGEPNRINVLYAIRKDDYYKV; this is encoded by the coding sequence ATGATTCCATTTTCTATTCAAGCACCACTCGAAAATAGTAAGATCAGACTAGTTCCGCTACAGGATAATGACTTTGAAAGGCTTTTCGCTGTCGCTAATGATCCTAAAGTATGGGAGCAACACCCTAATAAAGATCGGTATAAAAGACCTGTGTTTGAAAATTTCTTTGAAGGTGCGGTAATCAGTAAAGGTGCCTACCTAATCCAGGATAAACTGTCCGATGAAATTTTAGGAAGTACACGTTTTTACAATTATAGTTCCGATGATAACAGTATTTTCATCGGTTACACTTTTTATGGTCCAAAGACATGGGGCACGGGTGTAAATCCTCAAGTAAAAAAAATGATGCTCGACTATATATTTGATCATGTGGATACTGTATATTTTCATGTTGGGAATAATAATGAAAGATCAAAAAAAGCAATGGAGAGATTAGGGGCACAAAAAATAGCTTTGGAAGAAGTGGCTTATCATGGTGAACCCAACCGTATTAACGTTCTGTATGCAATTAGAAAAGATGACTATTACAAAGTATGA
- a CDS encoding aromatic amino acid hydroxylase — protein METYGNPVLNRLPQHLKRFIVPQQYDRYTAIDQAVWRYVMRQNYAYLRNIAYYPYIPGLHKAGLTIEEIPNLQTMNDSLKHMGWGAATVDGFIPPAAFMEFQAYRVLVVAADIRQIEHIEYTPAPDIIHESSGHAPIIGEPEYAAYLQYFGEIGTKAMFSEKDFELYEAIRNLSILKESSSATEEQLSSAEAKLIAIQENMGEPSEMALLSRLHWWTVEYGLIGTVDDPKIYGAGLLSSIGESASCMRKEVPKLPYSLNALAYSYDITKPQPQLFVTEDFNQLREVLDQFANTMSFRVGGKVGLEKAIACKNLCTIVYSSGLQVSGLFQTGIAGSEIEYIKTVGPTALAYADRQLSGHGKTYHADGFGSPVGYLLGAVKALEDFDAADLKEYGIEIGQHTTLIFTSGIEVRGVVQSIEQRDKKNQLITFSPCQVVDSRSCQILFDPEWGTYDMAVGKQIVSVFCGAADKEAYEQGAFVSETKTIVHQQNEVEKSKNKLYKVIRDRRTGQEPDVSLSEIYQNITHNYPEDWLAYIETLELAIHDGDHLLATQIENRLLEIIQDHQHWSKLILDGINLAKNDQIALLLGPK, from the coding sequence ATGGAAACTTACGGCAACCCAGTATTAAATCGCTTACCCCAACATCTGAAACGTTTTATTGTACCGCAACAATATGATCGTTATACGGCAATTGATCAGGCTGTGTGGCGCTATGTCATGCGTCAGAACTATGCATATCTTCGTAATATTGCATATTATCCCTATATTCCAGGGCTTCATAAAGCAGGATTAACGATTGAGGAAATCCCAAATCTGCAAACGATGAACGACAGTCTTAAACATATGGGTTGGGGAGCGGCTACAGTGGACGGTTTTATTCCTCCTGCAGCTTTTATGGAGTTTCAAGCTTATCGGGTACTCGTGGTAGCAGCAGATATACGTCAGATTGAACATATTGAATATACTCCTGCACCAGATATTATTCATGAATCATCTGGACATGCTCCGATCATTGGAGAGCCTGAGTATGCGGCATATTTGCAATATTTTGGGGAGATTGGTACAAAGGCAATGTTTTCAGAGAAAGATTTTGAACTGTACGAGGCAATTCGAAACCTTTCTATCCTTAAAGAAAGTAGTAGTGCAACCGAAGAGCAGCTGTCAAGTGCAGAAGCAAAGCTTATTGCTATACAAGAAAATATGGGTGAACCTTCCGAAATGGCATTATTGAGTAGATTGCATTGGTGGACGGTTGAGTATGGACTAATCGGAACAGTAGATGATCCCAAAATTTATGGTGCAGGGCTTTTGTCATCAATTGGAGAAAGTGCGTCCTGTATGCGTAAAGAAGTCCCCAAATTACCTTATTCCTTAAACGCATTAGCGTATTCATACGATATTACGAAGCCACAACCTCAATTGTTTGTTACGGAAGATTTTAATCAGTTGCGAGAGGTTTTAGATCAATTTGCCAATACCATGTCATTTCGGGTAGGGGGAAAAGTTGGTTTGGAAAAGGCTATTGCTTGTAAGAACCTATGTACGATTGTGTATAGCTCCGGATTGCAGGTCTCCGGACTTTTTCAGACAGGTATTGCTGGGAGTGAAATAGAATATATCAAGACTGTTGGTCCAACGGCATTAGCTTATGCAGATAGACAGCTTTCTGGTCATGGAAAGACGTATCACGCTGATGGATTTGGGTCTCCTGTTGGGTATCTGTTAGGAGCAGTCAAAGCACTGGAAGATTTTGATGCTGCTGATCTAAAAGAATATGGCATTGAAATAGGGCAGCACACCACACTTATCTTTACTTCTGGAATTGAGGTAAGAGGAGTTGTTCAGTCTATAGAACAGCGGGATAAAAAAAATCAATTGATTACCTTTTCCCCATGTCAGGTTGTCGATAGTAGATCCTGTCAGATTCTATTTGATCCAGAATGGGGAACTTATGACATGGCTGTAGGGAAACAGATTGTTTCGGTTTTTTGTGGAGCAGCAGATAAAGAAGCTTATGAGCAAGGAGCCTTTGTGTCAGAAACTAAAACAATCGTGCATCAGCAAAATGAGGTCGAAAAATCAAAAAATAAGCTTTATAAAGTTATTCGTGACCGAAGAACAGGTCAAGAACCGGATGTTTCACTTAGTGAGATTTATCAGAATATAACACATAACTATCCCGAAGATTGGCTTGCTTATATTGAAACACTGGAATTGGCTATTCATGATGGAGATCATTTGTTAGCAACTCAAATTGAAAATCGATTGCTGGAAATTATTCAAGATCATCAACATTGGAGTAAATTGATTTTGGATGGCATTAACTTAGCTAAAAACGACCAAATAGCATTGCTTTTAGGACCTAAGTAA
- a CDS encoding flavin reductase family protein, with protein MTTEKTTVIDPVEQQAIFDNLIKYAVAPRPICFASTIDAAGNVNLSPFSYFNFMSQQPPICVFSPLRRMRDGSTKHTLDNMLEVPEVVINIVNYSMVQQQSLASTEYGKGINEFDKSGFTAIASDLINPPRVAESPVQLECKVHEIINLGDGPGAGNLVIAEIVRMHIHENLLNDKNEVSQESLDLVARLGGNWYSRVTKESLFEVPKPLRNLGIGVDALPEHIRFSDILTGNQLGRLANVEQLPVLNDEKTLLVNPEIIAIWEQSHEDLALRRKLLQMHAAKLLDQGELISAWQILLLRV; from the coding sequence ATGACTACAGAAAAAACAACAGTAATAGATCCAGTTGAACAACAAGCAATATTTGATAATCTTATCAAATATGCGGTAGCTCCGCGTCCTATCTGTTTTGCAAGTACAATTGATGCGGCAGGAAATGTCAACCTGAGCCCTTTTAGCTACTTTAATTTTATGTCTCAGCAACCCCCTATCTGTGTTTTTTCACCATTGCGGCGAATGCGCGACGGTTCTACTAAACATACCTTGGACAACATGCTAGAAGTACCAGAGGTTGTTATTAATATTGTGAATTATTCCATGGTGCAGCAACAGTCTCTCGCAAGCACCGAATATGGAAAGGGAATTAATGAATTTGATAAATCAGGTTTTACAGCTATTGCTTCAGATCTGATCAACCCTCCACGTGTGGCAGAATCACCAGTTCAATTGGAATGTAAAGTTCATGAAATTATCAATCTCGGTGATGGTCCGGGAGCAGGAAATCTCGTCATTGCAGAAATAGTCCGGATGCATATTCATGAAAACTTACTAAACGATAAAAATGAAGTCTCACAGGAATCACTTGATCTCGTTGCCCGTTTAGGTGGGAATTGGTACAGTCGCGTAACAAAAGAATCACTCTTCGAAGTTCCAAAGCCACTCCGCAATTTAGGAATCGGAGTTGACGCACTTCCTGAACATATCCGTTTTTCGGATATTCTTACGGGAAATCAGTTAGGTCGATTAGCAAATGTAGAGCAATTACCTGTATTGAATGACGAGAAGACTTTATTAGTAAATCCTGAAATTATAGCAATCTGGGAACAATCTCACGAAGATCTTGCCCTAAGACGTAAGTTGCTCCAGATGCATGCCGCAAAACTGTTAGACCAAGGTGAATTGATTTCAGCTTGGCAAATTCTTTTATTAAGAGTCTAA